The Phalacrocorax carbo chromosome 21, bPhaCar2.1, whole genome shotgun sequence genome has a window encoding:
- the LOC135316671 gene encoding cryptochrome-2-like isoform X3, with protein sequence MQHSSIHWFRKGLRLHDNPALLAAAADCHRLHPLFILDPSSGRAGANAQRFLLDTLRDLDGSLREMGSRLFVVRGCPEEVFPNLFHAWGTTRLTFEVDTEPPARQRDAAVAELAARHGVEVIQEVSHTLYDTKRVLALNNGKAPLTYKHLQSLLASLGPPEKPAPALTWEHLRGCHTPCQVSHDADYGVPTLEELGQDPTAVGPNLYPGGETAALTRLNTLMERRAWVCSFKKPKTEPNSLSPSTTVLSPYLKFGCLSVRTFWWRLDELYQGLLWREFFYTAGASIPNFNQMVGNPVCLQVDWDKNPQHLHAWREGQTGYPFIDAIMTQLRTEGWIHHLARHAVACFLTRGDLWVSWEEGLKVFEELLLDADWSLNAGNWLWLSGSAFFHRYFHVYSPVTFGKKTDRDGAYIRKYLPVLKDFPAKYIYEPWKAPRAVQERAGCLVGTHYPQPIVEHEVASKRNLGRMKAARARKGTKQEPQAGSSMAESQRKKPKIEQR encoded by the exons ATGCAACACAGCTCCATCCACTGGTTTCGGAAAGGTCTCCGGCTACACGACAACCCAGCGCTGCTGGCGGCAGCTGCTGATTGCCACCGCCTTCATCCCCTCTTCATCCTCGACCCCTCCAGCGGCCGGGCAGGTGCCAATGCCCAGCGGTTCCTCCTCGACACCCTGCGGGATTTGGATGGGAGCCTGCGGGAAATGGGCTCCAG GCTGTTCGTGGTGCGGGGCTGCCCAGAGGAGGTGTTCCCCAATCTCTTCCACGCCTGGGGGACGACGCGGTTGACCTTCGAGGTGGACACGGAACCCCCCGCCCGGCAGCGCGATGCCgcagtggcagagctggcagcccgGCATGGCGTGGAGGTGATTCAGGAGGTGTCCCACACCCTCTACGACACCAAGAG AGTCCTTGCCTTGAACAATGGCAAAGCCCCCCTGACCTACAAGCACCTGCAGAGCCTCCTGGCATCCCTTGGACCCCCGGAGAAGCCAGCCCCAGCACTCACATGGGAGCATCTTCGAG GCTGCCACACACCATGCCAGGTCAGCCACGATGCCGACTACGGGGTCCCCACCTTGGAGGAGCTGGGCCAGGACCCCACCGCGGTGGGGCCAAACCTCTACCCCGGCGGGGAGACGGCGGCACTCACCCGGCTCAACACGCTTATGGAGAGGAGG GCCTGGGTGTGCAGCTTCAAGAAGCCCAAGACGGAGCCCAACTCACTGAGCCCCAGCACCACCGTCCTCAGCCCCTACCTCAAATTTGGCTGCCTTTCAGTCCGCACCTTCTGGTGGCGGCTGGATGAGCTCTACCAGGGG CTCCTCTGGAGGGAGTTTTTCTACACCGCCGGTGCCAGCATTCCCAATTTCAACCAGATGGTCGGCAACCCCGTCTGCCTGCAGGTCGACTGGGACAAAAACCCCCAGCACCTCCACGCCTGGAGGGAG GGCCAGACAGGCTACCCCTTCATCGATGCCATCATGACCCAGCTGCGCACTGAGGGCTGGATCCACCACCTTGCCCGGCATGCCGTCGCCTGCTTCCTTACCCGTGGGGACCTCTGGGTctcctgggaagaagggctgaAG GTCTTTGAGGAGCTCCTGCTGGACGCTGACTGGTCCCTCAATGCTGGCAACTGGCTGTGGCTGTCGGGCAGTGCCTTCTTCCACCGATACTTCCACGTCTACTCGCCCGTCACCTTCGGCAAGAAGACGGACCGGGATGGAGCGTACATTCG AAAATACCTCCCTGTCCTCAAGGATTTCCCTGCCAAGTACATCTACGAGCCCTGGAAGGCGCCACGGGCTGTGCAAGAGCGGGCGGGCTGTCTGGTGGGCACCCATTACCCCCAGCCCATTGTGGAACACGAGGTGGCAAGTAAGAGGAACCTGGGGCGCATGAAGGCAGCCCGCGCCCGGAAAG gaACCAAGCAGGAGCCACAGGCCGGCTCCTCCATGGCCGAATCCCAAAGGAAAAAGCCCAAGATTGAGCAGCGCTGa
- the LOC135316671 gene encoding cryptochrome-2-like isoform X2 codes for MQHSSIHWFRKGLRLHDNPALLAAAADCHRLHPLFILDPSSGRAGANAQRFLLDTLRDLDGSLREMGSRLFVVRGCPEEVFPNLFHAWGTTRLTFEVDTEPPARQRDAAVAELAARHGVEVIQEVSHTLYDTKRVLALNNGKAPLTYKHLQSLLASLGPPEKPAPALTWEHLRGCHTPCQVSHDADYGVPTLEELGQDPTAVGPNLYPGGETAALTRLNTLMERRAWVCSFKKPKTEPNSLSPSTTVLSPYLKFGCLSVRTFWWRLDELYQGQEHSWPPVSLHGQLLWREFFYTAGASIPNFNQMVGNPVCLQVDWDKNPQHLHAWREGQTGYPFIDAIMTQLRTEGWIHHLARHAVACFLTRGDLWVSWEEGLKVFEELLLDADWSLNAGNWLWLSGSAFFHRYFHVYSPVTFGKKTDRDGAYIRKYLPVLKDFPAKYIYEPWKAPRAVQERAGCLVGTHYPQPIVEHEVASKRNLGRMKAARARKGTKQEPQAGSSMAESQRKKPKIEQR; via the exons ATGCAACACAGCTCCATCCACTGGTTTCGGAAAGGTCTCCGGCTACACGACAACCCAGCGCTGCTGGCGGCAGCTGCTGATTGCCACCGCCTTCATCCCCTCTTCATCCTCGACCCCTCCAGCGGCCGGGCAGGTGCCAATGCCCAGCGGTTCCTCCTCGACACCCTGCGGGATTTGGATGGGAGCCTGCGGGAAATGGGCTCCAG GCTGTTCGTGGTGCGGGGCTGCCCAGAGGAGGTGTTCCCCAATCTCTTCCACGCCTGGGGGACGACGCGGTTGACCTTCGAGGTGGACACGGAACCCCCCGCCCGGCAGCGCGATGCCgcagtggcagagctggcagcccgGCATGGCGTGGAGGTGATTCAGGAGGTGTCCCACACCCTCTACGACACCAAGAG AGTCCTTGCCTTGAACAATGGCAAAGCCCCCCTGACCTACAAGCACCTGCAGAGCCTCCTGGCATCCCTTGGACCCCCGGAGAAGCCAGCCCCAGCACTCACATGGGAGCATCTTCGAG GCTGCCACACACCATGCCAGGTCAGCCACGATGCCGACTACGGGGTCCCCACCTTGGAGGAGCTGGGCCAGGACCCCACCGCGGTGGGGCCAAACCTCTACCCCGGCGGGGAGACGGCGGCACTCACCCGGCTCAACACGCTTATGGAGAGGAGG GCCTGGGTGTGCAGCTTCAAGAAGCCCAAGACGGAGCCCAACTCACTGAGCCCCAGCACCACCGTCCTCAGCCCCTACCTCAAATTTGGCTGCCTTTCAGTCCGCACCTTCTGGTGGCGGCTGGATGAGCTCTACCAGGGG CAGGAGCACTCCTGGCCCCCCGTCTCTTTGCACGGGCAGCTCCTCTGGAGGGAGTTTTTCTACACCGCCGGTGCCAGCATTCCCAATTTCAACCAGATGGTCGGCAACCCCGTCTGCCTGCAGGTCGACTGGGACAAAAACCCCCAGCACCTCCACGCCTGGAGGGAG GGCCAGACAGGCTACCCCTTCATCGATGCCATCATGACCCAGCTGCGCACTGAGGGCTGGATCCACCACCTTGCCCGGCATGCCGTCGCCTGCTTCCTTACCCGTGGGGACCTCTGGGTctcctgggaagaagggctgaAG GTCTTTGAGGAGCTCCTGCTGGACGCTGACTGGTCCCTCAATGCTGGCAACTGGCTGTGGCTGTCGGGCAGTGCCTTCTTCCACCGATACTTCCACGTCTACTCGCCCGTCACCTTCGGCAAGAAGACGGACCGGGATGGAGCGTACATTCG AAAATACCTCCCTGTCCTCAAGGATTTCCCTGCCAAGTACATCTACGAGCCCTGGAAGGCGCCACGGGCTGTGCAAGAGCGGGCGGGCTGTCTGGTGGGCACCCATTACCCCCAGCCCATTGTGGAACACGAGGTGGCAAGTAAGAGGAACCTGGGGCGCATGAAGGCAGCCCGCGCCCGGAAAG gaACCAAGCAGGAGCCACAGGCCGGCTCCTCCATGGCCGAATCCCAAAGGAAAAAGCCCAAGATTGAGCAGCGCTGa
- the LOC135316671 gene encoding cryptochrome-2-like isoform X1: protein MQHSSIHWFRKGLRLHDNPALLAAAADCHRLHPLFILDPSSGRAGANAQRFLLDTLRDLDGSLREMGSRLFVVRGCPEEVFPNLFHAWGTTRLTFEVDTEPPARQRDAAVAELAARHGVEVIQEVSHTLYDTKRVLALNNGKAPLTYKHLQSLLASLGPPEKPAPALTWEHLRGCHTPCQVSHDADYGVPTLEELGQDPTAVGPNLYPGGETAALTRLNTLMERRAWVCSFKKPKTEPNSLSPSTTVLSPYLKFGCLSVRTFWWRLDELYQGQQEHSWPPVSLHGQLLWREFFYTAGASIPNFNQMVGNPVCLQVDWDKNPQHLHAWREGQTGYPFIDAIMTQLRTEGWIHHLARHAVACFLTRGDLWVSWEEGLKVFEELLLDADWSLNAGNWLWLSGSAFFHRYFHVYSPVTFGKKTDRDGAYIRKYLPVLKDFPAKYIYEPWKAPRAVQERAGCLVGTHYPQPIVEHEVASKRNLGRMKAARARKGTKQEPQAGSSMAESQRKKPKIEQR from the exons ATGCAACACAGCTCCATCCACTGGTTTCGGAAAGGTCTCCGGCTACACGACAACCCAGCGCTGCTGGCGGCAGCTGCTGATTGCCACCGCCTTCATCCCCTCTTCATCCTCGACCCCTCCAGCGGCCGGGCAGGTGCCAATGCCCAGCGGTTCCTCCTCGACACCCTGCGGGATTTGGATGGGAGCCTGCGGGAAATGGGCTCCAG GCTGTTCGTGGTGCGGGGCTGCCCAGAGGAGGTGTTCCCCAATCTCTTCCACGCCTGGGGGACGACGCGGTTGACCTTCGAGGTGGACACGGAACCCCCCGCCCGGCAGCGCGATGCCgcagtggcagagctggcagcccgGCATGGCGTGGAGGTGATTCAGGAGGTGTCCCACACCCTCTACGACACCAAGAG AGTCCTTGCCTTGAACAATGGCAAAGCCCCCCTGACCTACAAGCACCTGCAGAGCCTCCTGGCATCCCTTGGACCCCCGGAGAAGCCAGCCCCAGCACTCACATGGGAGCATCTTCGAG GCTGCCACACACCATGCCAGGTCAGCCACGATGCCGACTACGGGGTCCCCACCTTGGAGGAGCTGGGCCAGGACCCCACCGCGGTGGGGCCAAACCTCTACCCCGGCGGGGAGACGGCGGCACTCACCCGGCTCAACACGCTTATGGAGAGGAGG GCCTGGGTGTGCAGCTTCAAGAAGCCCAAGACGGAGCCCAACTCACTGAGCCCCAGCACCACCGTCCTCAGCCCCTACCTCAAATTTGGCTGCCTTTCAGTCCGCACCTTCTGGTGGCGGCTGGATGAGCTCTACCAGGGG CAGCAGGAGCACTCCTGGCCCCCCGTCTCTTTGCACGGGCAGCTCCTCTGGAGGGAGTTTTTCTACACCGCCGGTGCCAGCATTCCCAATTTCAACCAGATGGTCGGCAACCCCGTCTGCCTGCAGGTCGACTGGGACAAAAACCCCCAGCACCTCCACGCCTGGAGGGAG GGCCAGACAGGCTACCCCTTCATCGATGCCATCATGACCCAGCTGCGCACTGAGGGCTGGATCCACCACCTTGCCCGGCATGCCGTCGCCTGCTTCCTTACCCGTGGGGACCTCTGGGTctcctgggaagaagggctgaAG GTCTTTGAGGAGCTCCTGCTGGACGCTGACTGGTCCCTCAATGCTGGCAACTGGCTGTGGCTGTCGGGCAGTGCCTTCTTCCACCGATACTTCCACGTCTACTCGCCCGTCACCTTCGGCAAGAAGACGGACCGGGATGGAGCGTACATTCG AAAATACCTCCCTGTCCTCAAGGATTTCCCTGCCAAGTACATCTACGAGCCCTGGAAGGCGCCACGGGCTGTGCAAGAGCGGGCGGGCTGTCTGGTGGGCACCCATTACCCCCAGCCCATTGTGGAACACGAGGTGGCAAGTAAGAGGAACCTGGGGCGCATGAAGGCAGCCCGCGCCCGGAAAG gaACCAAGCAGGAGCCACAGGCCGGCTCCTCCATGGCCGAATCCCAAAGGAAAAAGCCCAAGATTGAGCAGCGCTGa
- the DCPS gene encoding m7GpppX diphosphatase produces MAEGPPPKRKREEEEAGIAHPDGAAAAFSLAELRLRRVLRESARDKTVFLHGEVASPSGEGTDAIVILEKTPFQEEKILDLLKKHTKLELQMRNDIYSTYHLYPPPELSEIKTTVVYPATEKHLQKYLRQEVYLIRETWEDYKNITLPFIQSQSFSIQWVYNILEKKAEADRIIHENPDPCNGFVLVPDFKWNQNQLDDLYLIALVHRREVKSLRDLTAEHLPLLRNILQEGKEAIAKRFGVPGSQLRIYLHYRPSYYHLHVHFTALGYDAPGSSVERAHLLADVIDNLAMDSMYYQKRALSFALRADELLLKKFQEAGRV; encoded by the exons ATGGCGGAGGGCCCGCCGCCGAAGAGGaagcgggaggaggaggaggccgggATCGCGCATCCCGACGGAGCCGCCGCCGCTTTCTCACTGGCGGAGctgcggctgcggcgcgtgctGCGGGAGTCGGCGCGGGACAAGACCGTGTTCCTGCACGGGGAG GTTGCCAGCCCCTCCGGAGAGGGCACAGATGCCATAGTCATCCTGGAAAAGACTCCTTTCCAGGAGGAGAAGATATTGGACCTGCTGAAGAAACATACGAAGCTGGAGCTGCAGATGCGCAATGACATTTATAGCACGTACCACCTCTATCCTCCCCCAGAGCTAAGCG AGATAAAAACCACAGTGGTGTACCCTGCCACGGAGAAACACCTTCAGAAATACCTCCGTCAAGAAGTGTACCTCATCCGTGAAACCTGGGAGGATTACAAGAACATAACGCTGCCCTTCATCCAGTCCCAGAGCTTCAGCATCCAG tggGTGTATAATATCCTGGAGAAGAAAGCTGAGGCCGATCGGATCATCCATGAAAACCCAGATCCTTGCAATGGCTTTGTTCTAGTCCCAGATTTTAAGTGGAATCAAAACcag ctggatgACCTCTACCTGATAGCCCTCGTTCACCGCCGGGAGGTCAAGTCGCTTCgggacctcactgctgagcacCTCCCGCTGCTGAGGAACATCTTGCAAGAAGGCAAG GAGGCCATAGCGAAGCGCTTCGGTGTGCCGGGATCCCAGCTGCGAATCTACCTGCATTACCGGCCCTCCTACTACCACCTGCACGTGCATTTCACCGCTCTGGGCTACGACGCCCCGGGCAGCTCCGTCGAGAGAGCCCATCTCCTGGCAGACGTGATCGACAACCTGGCGATGGACTCCATGTACTACCAGAAACGGGCTTTGAGCTTCGCCCTGCGGGCCGACGAACTTCTGCTTAAGAAATTCCAGGAGGCAGGAAGAGTGTGA
- the TIRAP gene encoding toll/interleukin-1 receptor domain-containing adapter protein, whose product MAGWFRRLLHKPKPRSVESSLDSSRSSSSSPSSSSDRSGYSPSTSLVSSVRLSPILVSDINASDSARWAKSYDVCICHSEVDLELVEELVSYLEGQPESFRCFLQLRDAAPGSAMMTELCNAVQNSHCWVMLITPGFLQDPWCKYQMHQALAEAPLANGRTIPVLKDVDRKDYPKELRNLYYIYMALKENSFRQIRDTIMHYLQELCRSSASRME is encoded by the exons ATGGCCG GCTGGTTTAGGCGACTCCTGCACAAACCCAAGCCCAGGTCGGTGGAGAGCAGCCTTGATTCCAGCCGCTCTTCTTCATCCTCACCTTCCTCATCCTCTGACCGCTCCGGCTACTCTCCCAGCACGAGCCTGGTCAGTTCCGTCCGCCTGTCACCCATCTTGGTGTCGGACATCAATGCCTCAGACAGCGCCCGGTGGGCCAAGAGCTACGACGTCTGCATCTGTCACAGCGAGGTGGAcctggagctggtggaggagctggtgtcCTACCTGGAGGGTCAACCCGAAAGCTTCCGTTGCTTCCTTCAGCTGCGGGACGCGGCGCCGGGAAGCGCGATGATGACGGAACTGTGCAATGCCGTACAAAACAGTCACTGCTGGGTCATGCTCATCACCCCTGGCTTCCTCCAGGACCCTTGGTGCAAGTACCAGATGCACCAGGCATTGGCCGAAGCTCCGCTGGCCAATGGGCGCACCATCCCGGTGTTGAAGGATGTGGATCGGAAGGATTATCCCAAGGAGCTGCGAAACCTTTACTACATCTACATGGCGCTGAAGGAGAACAGCTTCAGGCAAATCAGGGACACAATCATGCACT ACCTCCAGGAGCTGTGCCGGAGCTCTGCGAGCAGGATGGAGTAG
- the LOC135316671 gene encoding cryptochrome-2-like isoform X4 translates to MQHSSIHWFRKGLRLHDNPALLAAAADCHRLHPLFILDPSSGRAGANAQRFLLDTLRDLDGSLREMGSRLFVVRGCPEEVFPNLFHAWGTTRLTFEVDTEPPARQRDAAVAELAARHGVEVIQEVSHTLYDTKRVLALNNGKAPLTYKHLQSLLASLGPPEKPAPALTWEHLRGCHTPCQVSHDADYGVPTLEELGQDPTAVGPNLYPGGETAALTRLNTLMERRAWVCSFKKPKTEPNSLSPSTTVLSPYLKFGCLSVRTFWWRLDELYQGQQEHSWPPVSLHGQLLWREFFYTAGASIPNFNQMVGNPVCLQVDWDKNPQHLHAWREGQTGYPFIDAIMTQLRTEGWIHHLARHAVACFLTRGDLWVSWEEGLKVFEELLLDADWSLNAGNWLWLSGSAFFHRYFHVYSPVTFGKKTDRDGAYIRISLPSTSTSPGRRHGLCKSGRAVWWAPITPSPLWNTRWQVRGTWGA, encoded by the exons ATGCAACACAGCTCCATCCACTGGTTTCGGAAAGGTCTCCGGCTACACGACAACCCAGCGCTGCTGGCGGCAGCTGCTGATTGCCACCGCCTTCATCCCCTCTTCATCCTCGACCCCTCCAGCGGCCGGGCAGGTGCCAATGCCCAGCGGTTCCTCCTCGACACCCTGCGGGATTTGGATGGGAGCCTGCGGGAAATGGGCTCCAG GCTGTTCGTGGTGCGGGGCTGCCCAGAGGAGGTGTTCCCCAATCTCTTCCACGCCTGGGGGACGACGCGGTTGACCTTCGAGGTGGACACGGAACCCCCCGCCCGGCAGCGCGATGCCgcagtggcagagctggcagcccgGCATGGCGTGGAGGTGATTCAGGAGGTGTCCCACACCCTCTACGACACCAAGAG AGTCCTTGCCTTGAACAATGGCAAAGCCCCCCTGACCTACAAGCACCTGCAGAGCCTCCTGGCATCCCTTGGACCCCCGGAGAAGCCAGCCCCAGCACTCACATGGGAGCATCTTCGAG GCTGCCACACACCATGCCAGGTCAGCCACGATGCCGACTACGGGGTCCCCACCTTGGAGGAGCTGGGCCAGGACCCCACCGCGGTGGGGCCAAACCTCTACCCCGGCGGGGAGACGGCGGCACTCACCCGGCTCAACACGCTTATGGAGAGGAGG GCCTGGGTGTGCAGCTTCAAGAAGCCCAAGACGGAGCCCAACTCACTGAGCCCCAGCACCACCGTCCTCAGCCCCTACCTCAAATTTGGCTGCCTTTCAGTCCGCACCTTCTGGTGGCGGCTGGATGAGCTCTACCAGGGG CAGCAGGAGCACTCCTGGCCCCCCGTCTCTTTGCACGGGCAGCTCCTCTGGAGGGAGTTTTTCTACACCGCCGGTGCCAGCATTCCCAATTTCAACCAGATGGTCGGCAACCCCGTCTGCCTGCAGGTCGACTGGGACAAAAACCCCCAGCACCTCCACGCCTGGAGGGAG GGCCAGACAGGCTACCCCTTCATCGATGCCATCATGACCCAGCTGCGCACTGAGGGCTGGATCCACCACCTTGCCCGGCATGCCGTCGCCTGCTTCCTTACCCGTGGGGACCTCTGGGTctcctgggaagaagggctgaAG GTCTTTGAGGAGCTCCTGCTGGACGCTGACTGGTCCCTCAATGCTGGCAACTGGCTGTGGCTGTCGGGCAGTGCCTTCTTCCACCGATACTTCCACGTCTACTCGCCCGTCACCTTCGGCAAGAAGACGGACCGGGATGGAGCGTACATTCG GATTTCCCTGCCAAGTACATCTACGAGCCCTGGAAGGCGCCACGGGCTGTGCAAGAGCGGGCGGGCTGTCTGGTGGGCACCCATTACCCCCAGCCCATTGTGGAACACGAGGTGGCAAGTAAGAGGAACCTGGGGCGCATGA